Genomic window (Paenibacillus sp. 37):
TCAAAAAAGATGGCACAACGATCTATCCTACACGGGATTTGGCTACGGCGGTTTATCGTCATGATGTGATGAAGGCAGATCGGTTGTTATACGTGGTCGGAGGCGAGCAGAAGTTACATTTCCGTCAGGTATTTGCGGTCCTATCCCGGATGGGTCATGAATGGTCTGCGAAGTGTGAACATATCCCGTTTGGCCTAATGCGTTTTGAGGGACGGAAAATGTCTACCCGCCGCGGTAAAGTTGTCTTTTTGCAGGAAGTGTTGGATGAGGCAGTTGCTCGTGCTTTGCAGATTATTCAGGAGAAAAACCCGAATCTGGAGAACCCTCAGAAGGTGGCTGAGGCTGTTGGTGTAGGTGCCATTGTCTTCGGTGATCTGCGGAATAATCGGTTAAACGATGTGGACTTCTCCCTGGAAGATGCGGTGAGTTTTGAAGGGGAGACCGGACCTTATGTGCAATACACCCATGCTCGGATTCAAAGTGTGCTTGCCAAGGCAGAAGAGGCGATGCGTATGGAAAATGAAAACCCATTGACTAAACCCAACCTTGCGGAAGGTGAGAATAACACAGAAACCACTTCATCCCTTATCGGAGATACCTCATGGGCATTGCTGAAACTGCTTGGTGATTATCCCGAGTATCTGGAAAAAGCAATTCATCGGAATGAGCCTTCGGTCATTGCCAAATATACAATAGATGTCGCTCAAGCGTTCAACCGCTTCTATCACGCCGAACGGATTGCGGATGCGTCATCTGATGTAAGATCCTTCCGGGTGGCATTGGCCAAACGGACTGCCGAACGACTCGCGTACAGTTTACATTTGCTAGGTGTGCAGGCCCCGGAACGGATGTGATCCCAATGACATGGAGTACACGTGGTATTTTCAAGAAGTCGGATCAAGCTACACCAAACTCATCAGTCCGAGGTATATTGCTTCAACAAGTGAGCAAGAGATTAGGTCATGCTCAGGTACTGAATCAAATTAATCTGGAAGTGGAACAGGGTGAATGTGCTGTGCTTGTTGGCAGAAACGGCTCGGGAAAAAGCACGTTGCTACGTATGTTGGCAGGTATTTTGTTACCCGATACAGGATCGATCCAGCGCACAATGAAGGGTTCTGATGGGTATGCAGTAGATGGCCTGCCACGTTTACCCTTTACATCTAGGGAGTACTTGTGGGACATGGGTCGGATTCGGGGCATTCGCCCCGAAATACTGCGTGAGCGGATTAGAGAACTTAGTGAACTTTTATATCTGGATACCGCGATCGATCAGAAGTTACCCCTATTATCCAAGGGCACATTGCAAAAAGTAAATTTGATTCAGGCCCTGTTACCTGGACCGGGTGGTCTTTTGTTGCTGGATGAACCGTTGTCAGGCTTGGATATTCCAGCTCAAGAGGGCATTGTATCCTTATTGGGGCAATGGAAGGATGAAGGGACATCCATCGTTACAGCTTGTCATGAACCGTTGCTTATTGAACGTTTGGCAGACCAGGTGATTGTGTTGAAGAAAGGCCGCGTGCTCCGCTACTGGAGTCGTGAAGATATACTACAAGCTGGCGAACCCGCTGTACGTATTCAAAGTCTGACGAAAGCTGGAGAGGATCTCGCTAACGATCTATCGATTGTACAACAACCGGGAGTACTGTCTTTGGTTCGTAATACAAGCTCGGGGAAATCCAATTCTTGGTTGTGGGATTGGAAAATAGTTCAACAATCAACAGATGATGTCCTCAAAAGAATTTTGGCATCCGGAGGTTCGGTTGTGTCTGTACAACAGGAGGAAAGTCAATTACATATGGAAAGTCTGCTGGAAGGACAACATCCAGCTGTACATACGAGTCTTAGAGGTGTCACAGAATCTGTCGACTTAAGCTCTTCCATGGATGATGCGGGGGGAGAAGCCAAATGATCTATCTGACCCGATATTTGTTAAGGCATCACATTCGCTCACAGAAATATTTTGCACCGGTTATCTTTTATATCATCGCCATGCTGCTGATCTATTCTTACAAACCCAACCCAATTGCCGACAGTTACAGCGTTACGGCTATGCTGTTATTTCTGGCAGCTGCTTGGCTCGGAGTAATGGTGATGAATACCGAACCTGCAAAGCAGGTTCAATTACTTGTCCTTCATGCAGGAAGCAGGCGTA
Coding sequences:
- a CDS encoding ATP-binding cassette domain-containing protein; this encodes MTWSTRGIFKKSDQATPNSSVRGILLQQVSKRLGHAQVLNQINLEVEQGECAVLVGRNGSGKSTLLRMLAGILLPDTGSIQRTMKGSDGYAVDGLPRLPFTSREYLWDMGRIRGIRPEILRERIRELSELLYLDTAIDQKLPLLSKGTLQKVNLIQALLPGPGGLLLLDEPLSGLDIPAQEGIVSLLGQWKDEGTSIVTACHEPLLIERLADQVIVLKKGRVLRYWSREDILQAGEPAVRIQSLTKAGEDLANDLSIVQQPGVLSLVRNTSSGKSNSWLWDWKIVQQSTDDVLKRILASGGSVVSVQQEESQLHMESLLEGQHPAVHTSLRGVTESVDLSSSMDDAGGEAK